The following are from one region of the Arachis duranensis cultivar V14167 chromosome 10, aradu.V14167.gnm2.J7QH, whole genome shotgun sequence genome:
- the LOC107471079 gene encoding protein STICHEL has product MSEMASKLHLKKELTQIRKAARVLRDPGTTSSWKSPLNSSRSASVSAWNSAFNNVHGPTTTTKFTSHSQLDSHVNSVPPTTNKRVFLYNWKTHKSSSDKNDRDQDEEEEEDAAIDGSSSLLGSFEDTLSDAHNVCDSKSDTYLGAGGGGPRSSSIFRCGDTNLISLATPSARRTAPPKKKSKKPNSNTLSHLDPMAKFQHRDTNLNLGRKVFKSNNALLEGLPPMPFTRDDSMDHSDDTEDYSNSEDVRQASGSATSPLLLKLKRKNWSRSSSKLLRTSRKEDSSYSYSTPALSTSSYNRYGRQYPSTVGSWDGTTTSMNDGDDEIDDRLDLPGRQGCGIPCYWSKRTPKHRGMCGSCYSPSLSDTLRRKGSSILCGGQTIYPRHRRSSSATHKRRMSWKSAQGVIPLLTNGGDGRIGSSIGTGRSDDELSTNFGELDLEGLSRLDGRRWSSSCRSQEGLEIIALNGEGVEEEDTPENSRSFSQKYRPIFFSELIGQNIVVQSLMNAVSRGRIAPVYLFQGPRGTGKTSTARIFAAALNCVALDESKPCGYCRECTDFISGKSSDLLEVDGTNKKGIDKARYLLKRLSVGSSSASTRYTVFVIDECHLLPSKAWLGFLKFLEEPPQRVVFIFITSDLDNVPRTIQSRCQKYLFNKIKDVDIVNRLRKISAQENLDVEEDALDLIATNADGSLRDAETMLEQLSLLGKRISTSLVNELVGVVSDEKLLELLELAMSSNTAETVKRARELMDSGVDPMVLMSQLAGLIMDIIAGSYTVIDSKPDEAFFGGRSLNDSELERLKHSLKLLSEAEKQLRTSSERSTWFTATLLQLGSMSSPDLTQSGSSRRQSCKTTDDDPSSASREVTASKHMSDLKYMPWKSISPTSQQKAVNGNSGHQRDISSNIDGLSLKSKPSNSPVIDDGSTIVSSDDIMVGNMMYRCVDSGKLHDIWAQCIGRCHSKTLRQLLLNHGKLVSICEVEGVLVAYVAFGDGDIKLRADRFSRSITNSMEMVLRRNVDVRIIHLPDGVGETQVNMPRQAESALTSEKEQRGGRGNGTDPLLDGNLQSAADSSDVLGERNGVTERRQDNPMQRIESIIREQRLETAWLQAVEKGSPGSLSRLRPEKNQVLPQEGIYCIDPMESTDSARFSSQQHWEDEQSNDVKILNVKNGRVLQKDQTGRRYPMSPSLLHDSSLAASSGKDNPGYESSSGAGGCGFLCWNKAKPRRVVKVRGGTPVGARKVGRFPLFGDCGKHKKRDVTT; this is encoded by the exons ATGTCAGAAATGGCAAGCAAGCTGCACCTGAAGAAGGAGCTTACCCAAATTCGGAAAGCAGCTCGTGTCTTGAGGGATCCTGGCACCACTTCATCATGGAAGTCACCACTCAACTCCTCAAGATCTGCATCTGTATCTGCATGGAATTCTGCCTTCAACAACGTCCATGGCCCCACCACAACCACAAAGTTCACTTCCCATTCTCAACTTGACTCTCACGTGAACTCTGTGCCACCTACCACCAACAAGAGGGTCTTCTTGTACAATTGGAAGACCCATAAATCTTCCAGCGACAAGAATGACCGAGACCAAgacgaagaagaggaagaagatgctGCCATTGATggatcttcttctcttctaggCAGTTTCGAGGACACGTTGAGTGATGCTCACAATGTCTGCGATTCTAAGAGCGACACATACTTAGGCGCCGGAGGAGGTGGCCCTCGGTCTTCTTCCATCTTTCGATGTGGAGACACCAATCTTATCTCCTTGGCCACACCCTCTGCCAGAAGAACAGCGCCTCCtaagaaaaagagtaaaaaacCTAATAGCAACACCCTTTCCCATTTGGATCCCATGGCAAAGTTTCAGCATAGAGATACAAATCTCAATCTAGGTAGAAAAGTTTTCAAGTCCAATAATGCATTGTTGGAGGGGCTTCCTCCCATGCCCTTTACCAGGGATGACTCTATGGACCACTCTGATGACACTGAAGACTACTCTAATTCTGAAGATGTGAGACAGGCTTCGGGTTCTGCCACATCCCCTTTGCTCCTCAAACTCAAGCGCAAGAATTGGTCTCGATCTTCCTCAAAGTTATTGCGAACAAGCCGAAAGGAAGACTCCTCTTATTCCTACAGTACTCCTGCATTGTCAACCAGTTCTTACAATAGGTATGGACGCCAATATCCCAGCACTGTTGGCTCTTGGGATGGTACCACAACCTCAATGAACGATGGCGACGATGAGATAGATGATCGGTTGGATTTGCCTGGCCGACAAGGATGTGGAATTCCTTGCTATTGGTCAAAGAGGACTCCCAAACATAGAGGGATGTGTGGGAGTTGTTATTCTCCATCGTTGTCGGATACTTTAAGGAGGAAAGGAAGCAGCATACTCTGTGGTGGTCAAACTATTTATCCCAGACACCGGAGATCCTCTTCGGCCACCCACAAGCGCAGGATGTCTTGGAAGAGTGCTCAGGGTGTTATTCCATTGCTCACTAATGGTGGTGATGGTAGGATAGGGTCATCTATAGGAACTGGCAGGAGTGACGATGAACTTTCTACAAACTTTGGGGAGCTGGACCTTGAGGGCTTGAGTAGATTGGATGGAAGGCGGTGGTCATCAAGCTGTAGGAGTCAAGAGGGATTGGAGATTATAGCTCTCAATGGGGAAGGGGTGGAGGAGGAAGACACTCCAGAAAATAGTCGGAGTTTCAGTCAGAAGTATAGGCCTATATTCTTCAGTGAATTGATTGGGCAGAATATCGTGGTACAGTCACTTATGAATGCTGTTTCAAGGGGTCGAATAGCTCCTGTTTATCTTTTTCAAGGTCCCCGTGGGACTGGTAAAACATCAACAGCACGAATATTTGCTGCTGCACTGAATTGTGTGGCTCTTGATGAGAGTAAGCCTTGTGGCTACTGCAGGGAATGTACAGATTTTATTTCTGGCAAGAGCAGTGATCTACTGGAAGTTGATGGAACCAATAAAAAGGGAATTGATAAAGCTAGATATTTACTGAAAAGATTGTCAGTTGGTTCATCATCCGCTTCCACACGATATACAGTTTTTGTCATTGATGAGTGTCACCTGTTACCATCCAAGGCATGGCTGGGGTTTCTTAAATTTCTCGAGGAACCACCTCAGCGAGTTGTATTCATATTCATCACATCTGATCTTGACAATGTGCCTCGAACAATACAATCCCGATGCCAGAAGTAcctttttaacaaaattaaagatgTGGATATTGTGAATAGATTGAGGAAAATATCTGCTCAGGAGAACCTTGATGTTGAAGAAGATGCTTTGGACCTCATTGCTACAAATGCAGATGGTTCACTTCGAGATGCAGAAACAATGTTGGAACAGCTTAGTTTGCTGGGAAAGAGAATTAGTACTTCTCTTGTCAACGAACTT GTGGGAGTTGTTTCAGATGAAAAACTATTGGAacttttggaattagcaatgtCATCGAACACTGCAGAGACAGTGAAAAGAGCCAGAGAATTGATGGACTCTGGAGTTGATCCAATGGTTTTGATGTCTCAACTAGCTGGCCTCATTATGGACATCATTGCTGGATCATACACAGTCATTGATTCCAAACCGGATGAAGCATTCTTTGGTGGACGAAGCT TGAATGACTCGGAGTTGGAGAGGTTAAAGCATTCTTTAAAGCTTCTCTCAGAGGCCGAGAAACAGTTAAGGACTTCCAGTGAACGCTCAACATGGTTCACAGCAACACTCTTGCAACTTGGTTCTATGTCATCTCCAGATCTCACTCAGTCAGGCAGCAGCAGGAGGCAGAGCTGCAAAACAACTGATGATGATCCATCAAGTGCTTCAAGAGAAGTTACTGCTTCCAAGCATATGTCTGACCTTAAATATATGCCCTGGAAATCAATATCACCTACATCCCAGCAGAAAGCAGTAAATGGCAATTCTGGCCATCAAAGGGATATTTCCTCAAACATTGATGGTTTAAGCTTGAAATCAAAGCCATCAAATAGCCCAGTCATAGATGATGGCTCCACAATTGTCTCATCTGATGATATTATGGTTGGCAATATGATGTACAGATGCGTAGATTCTGGAAAGTTACATGATATCTGGGCACAGTGTATTGGGAGGTGTCACTCAAAGACATTGAGGCAGTTGCTACTCAATCATGGAAAGCTTGTATCCATATGTGAAGTTGAAG GTGTTTTGGTAGCATATGTTGCATTTGGGGATGGAGATATTAAACTCAGGGCAGACAGGTTTTCGAGAAGTATTACAAACTCCATGGAGATGGTTCTTAGACGCAATGTAGATGTCAGAATTATCCACTTGCCAGATGGTGTAGGTGAAACTCAGGTTAATATGCCAAGACAGGCTGAGTCAGCATTGACAAGTGAGAAGGAACAAAGAGGAGGTCGCGGGAATGGAACAGATCCTTTGCTTGATGGAAACCTTCAATCTGCAGCCGATTCCTCTGATGTTCTGGGTGAAAGAAATGGTGTGACGGAGAGAAGGCAAGATAATCCAATGCAGAGAATTGAATCCATCATTCGTGAGCAGAGGCTGGAAACTGCCTGGTTACAAGCTGTAGAAAAGGGTTCACCAGGATCATTGAGTCGCTTGAGACCTGAGAAGAATCAGGTCCTGCCACAGGAAGGTATCTATTGCATAGATCCAATGGAGTCCACGGATTCAGCAAGATTTTCCTCACAGCAGCATTGGGAAGATGAGCAGAGTAATGATGTCAAAATTTTGAACGTAAAAAATGGAAGGGTCTTGCAGAAAGACCAAACTGGTAGAAGGTATCCCATGTCCCCAAGTTTACTGCATGACAGCAGTTTAGCAGCAAGTTCTGGCAAAGACAATCC GGGATATGAATCGAGCTCGGGAGCTGGTGGTTGTGGATTTTTATGCTGGAACAAGGCAAAGCCTAGAAGGGTAGTCAAG GTACGAGGTGGTACTCCTGTTGGTGCGCGGAAAGTCGGGCGCTTCCCACTGTTTGGGGACTGTGGTAAGCACAAGAAAAGGGACGTGACCacataa